One genomic segment of Culturomica massiliensis includes these proteins:
- a CDS encoding DUF3467 domain-containing protein, which translates to MEEKKQQLDIELNHEVAQGTYANLAIISHSSSEFIVDFVRIMPGIPKAEVKSRIILTPEHAKRLMFALQDNIRKYEQINGKINLPEENQNTVFPLNLESQGQA; encoded by the coding sequence ATGGAAGAAAAAAAACAACAATTAGATATTGAACTGAATCATGAAGTTGCTCAGGGAACTTATGCCAATCTGGCGATTATTTCTCACTCTTCTTCAGAATTCATTGTCGATTTTGTACGTATTATGCCCGGTATTCCCAAGGCAGAAGTGAAGAGCCGTATTATTCTGACACCCGAACATGCAAAACGGTTGATGTTTGCATTACAGGATAATATACGCAAATATGAGCAGATTAACGGAAAGATTAATTTGCCCGAAGAAAATCAGAATACTGTATTCCCTTTGAATTTAGAGTCTCAGGGGCAAGCCTGA
- a CDS encoding iron-containing alcohol dehydrogenase, which yields MNNFIFQNPTRLIFGKGMIAELSRAIPTDKRIMITFGGGSVKKNGVYEQVIQALKGHNYVEFWGIEPNPAIETLRKAIILGKEKKVDFLLAVGGGSVLDGTKLISAGLKYDGDAWELVRKGAYSDTVPMGAVLTLPATGSEMNKGAVISRHETQEKYAFYGNYPVFSILDPETTFTLPPYQVACGLSDTFVHVMEQYLTTPGQSRLIDRWAEGILSTLIEIAPRIRENQHNYDLMADFMLSATMGLNGFIAMGVTQDWATHMIGHELTALHGLTHGATLAIVFNGTLRTLRKQKYGKILQYGERVWGITQGSDDERIDLTIEKTEEFFRSLGLSTHLSEENIGEETIQEIERRFNERGVAFGEAQNVTGSVAREILHNCK from the coding sequence ATGAACAATTTCATTTTTCAAAATCCTACACGGTTGATTTTCGGTAAAGGAATGATTGCCGAATTGAGCCGGGCAATTCCTACCGATAAACGTATTATGATCACTTTCGGAGGTGGAAGTGTAAAGAAGAACGGAGTTTATGAACAGGTAATACAAGCCCTCAAAGGACATAATTACGTCGAATTCTGGGGCATAGAACCCAATCCTGCCATAGAAACTTTACGTAAAGCCATCATTTTAGGTAAAGAGAAAAAAGTAGATTTCTTATTGGCTGTCGGAGGAGGCTCGGTTCTCGACGGCACAAAACTGATCTCTGCCGGATTAAAGTATGACGGAGATGCCTGGGAACTGGTCCGGAAAGGGGCTTATTCCGATACTGTTCCTATGGGAGCCGTACTGACATTGCCGGCTACGGGATCGGAAATGAATAAGGGGGCCGTCATCTCCCGCCACGAAACCCAGGAAAAATATGCATTTTACGGCAATTATCCGGTGTTTTCGATTTTAGATCCCGAAACGACATTCACACTGCCTCCTTATCAGGTGGCTTGCGGATTATCGGACACATTTGTACATGTTATGGAACAATACCTCACCACTCCCGGACAATCCCGCCTTATCGACCGTTGGGCGGAAGGAATTCTAAGTACATTGATCGAGATTGCTCCCCGAATCCGGGAGAACCAGCATAACTATGATCTGATGGCTGATTTTATGCTATCAGCTACAATGGGATTGAACGGTTTTATCGCCATGGGTGTCACCCAAGATTGGGCTACCCACATGATCGGTCACGAACTGACAGCTCTTCACGGCTTGACCCACGGAGCAACACTGGCTATTGTCTTTAACGGTACACTCCGCACCTTACGTAAGCAAAAATACGGTAAAATCCTCCAATACGGAGAACGTGTATGGGGCATCACCCAGGGTTCGGATGATGAACGTATCGATCTCACCATCGAAAAAACAGAAGAATTTTTCCGCAGCCTGGGACTTTCGACACACCTCAGTGAAGAAAATATCGGAGAAGAAACGATCCAGGAAATAGAACGCCGTTTCAATGAAAGAGGTGTCGCCTTCGGAGAAGCACAAAACGTAACAGGTAGTGTCGCCCGTGAGATTTTACACAATTGTAAATAA
- a CDS encoding Cof-type HAD-IIB family hydrolase produces the protein MIKAAFFDIDGTLVSFKTHRIPVSTIQALAGLRRKGIKVFVASGRHKLSMNNLGNETFDGYVTLNGGLCLIGNRIIYKHHLPVSDMNTLILYLETSKAFPCVFIQENTLSINYMDTNTQETFRLLNFPEPPICPLKAIEDKIFYQLLGFFRQEEEQQIMSLLPNCRATRWNPLFTDIIPTETSKRVGISKILEYFGIAPEEIIAFGDGGNDIEMLRYAGIGVAMGNAADEVKQIADYVTTGVDNNGIAQALQHFNLIET, from the coding sequence ATGATCAAAGCAGCATTCTTTGATATAGACGGGACTCTGGTAAGCTTCAAAACTCACCGGATTCCCGTTTCTACCATTCAGGCATTGGCCGGTTTACGGCGAAAGGGCATAAAGGTATTCGTAGCCAGTGGACGCCACAAACTTTCTATGAATAACCTGGGAAATGAAACTTTCGACGGCTATGTTACACTTAACGGAGGATTGTGCCTGATCGGAAACCGGATTATTTATAAACACCATCTGCCGGTAAGCGATATGAATACCCTTATCCTTTATCTGGAAACATCCAAAGCATTTCCTTGTGTTTTCATCCAGGAGAACACCTTATCCATCAATTATATGGACACCAATACACAGGAAACATTCCGTTTATTAAACTTTCCGGAACCCCCGATATGCCCGCTAAAAGCAATCGAAGATAAAATTTTTTACCAGTTGCTGGGATTCTTCCGCCAGGAAGAAGAACAACAAATTATGTCCTTACTTCCGAATTGCAGGGCTACACGCTGGAATCCATTATTTACAGACATTATTCCTACAGAAACCAGCAAGAGAGTCGGAATTAGCAAAATATTGGAATATTTTGGGATAGCTCCGGAAGAAATCATAGCCTTCGGAGACGGAGGCAACGATATAGAAATGCTTCGTTATGCGGGAATAGGAGTCGCTATGGGAAATGCCGCAGATGAAGTAAAACAAATAGCAGACTATGTCACAACCGGCGTTGACAATAACGGCATCGCGCAAGCTTTACAACATTTCAATCTGATCGAAACGTAA
- the fbp gene encoding class 1 fructose-bisphosphatase encodes MHKVTTLNQFIVEQQAKYPDATGDFSRLLHHVGIAAKKVNREVNKAGLVDILGRAGAENVQGEDQQKLDVYADNTFIDELRASGECCAVVSEEKQDIIVFKEGMHQNAKYIFCMDPLDGSSNIDVNVSIGTIFSIYRRISPKGSYVTSEDFLQKGDKQIAAGYIIYGSSTMLVYTSGNGVNGFTLDPSIGEFCLSHPAIRTPENGTIYSVNEGHYVNFPDGVKKFIKYCQEKDETTDRPFTSRYIGSLVADFHRNLLKGGIFIYPQTNKHKQGKLRLLYECNPVAYIAEQAGGLATDGDRRILDIVPETIHQRIPFYTGSKCMVEKIVEFLHK; translated from the coding sequence ATGCATAAAGTTACAACATTAAATCAATTTATTGTCGAGCAGCAGGCCAAATATCCGGACGCTACAGGAGATTTCTCCCGCTTATTACACCACGTCGGAATCGCTGCCAAAAAAGTAAACAGAGAAGTAAACAAAGCCGGTCTTGTCGACATTTTAGGACGGGCCGGAGCAGAAAATGTCCAAGGTGAAGATCAGCAAAAACTGGATGTATATGCTGATAACACATTTATCGACGAATTGCGTGCCAGCGGAGAATGTTGCGCAGTTGTCTCCGAAGAGAAACAGGATATCATCGTCTTCAAGGAAGGTATGCATCAAAATGCCAAATATATCTTTTGCATGGACCCTTTGGACGGCTCCTCCAATATTGACGTCAACGTATCGATCGGGACCATATTTTCTATCTACAGAAGAATTTCACCCAAAGGTAGCTATGTCACAAGTGAGGATTTCTTACAGAAAGGGGACAAGCAAATTGCAGCAGGATATATTATCTACGGCTCCTCCACCATGTTGGTCTATACTTCCGGGAATGGAGTAAACGGTTTTACACTGGACCCTTCTATCGGAGAATTCTGTCTTTCACATCCCGCTATCCGCACTCCGGAAAATGGTACGATCTATTCCGTAAATGAAGGACATTACGTCAACTTCCCGGACGGAGTAAAAAAATTCATCAAATATTGCCAGGAAAAGGATGAAACGACAGACCGTCCTTTCACGTCGCGTTATATCGGTTCGCTGGTTGCCGACTTCCATCGTAATCTGCTCAAAGGAGGAATCTTTATCTATCCGCAAACCAATAAGCACAAACAGGGCAAATTACGTCTGCTCTACGAATGCAACCCGGTTGCTTACATTGCAGAGCAAGCAGGCGGGCTGGCTACCGACGGAGACCGCCGTATATTGGATATCGTACCGGAAACAATCCACCAACGCATACCCTTTTATACAGGCTCCAAATGTATGGTAGAAAAAATCGTAGAATTCTTACATAAATAA